A single region of the Microlunatus panaciterrae genome encodes:
- a CDS encoding helix-turn-helix domain-containing protein yields the protein MDNRAEVREFLVSRRAKLTPQQAGLPTAGSRRVPGLRRGEVAALAGVSIEYYSKLERGALAGVSATILDAIARALQLDDAERAHLFDLARAADGTSALVRPRRRTTRRWTPRPSLQWALDAITTGPAIVRNGRMDLLAVNHLGRAMHSSIYESDSTSPPNFARYAFLDDDAHRFYPDWDTAADTAVAILRTEAGRDPHDKGLHDLVGELSTRSEEFRRRWSAHDVRLHGAGTKHFHHRVVGDLALAYESLDMVAEPGLTLTIYAAEPGSDTAQALALLASWAATQRMDSAATTN from the coding sequence GTGGACAACCGCGCGGAAGTAAGAGAGTTCCTGGTCTCGCGACGGGCCAAGCTCACACCGCAGCAGGCCGGCCTCCCGACGGCCGGCAGCCGTCGCGTCCCCGGCCTGCGCCGCGGCGAGGTCGCCGCCCTCGCCGGTGTCAGCATCGAGTACTACTCCAAGCTGGAACGCGGTGCTCTGGCCGGCGTCTCGGCCACCATCCTCGACGCCATCGCCCGCGCCCTCCAGCTCGACGACGCCGAACGGGCCCACCTGTTCGACCTCGCCCGCGCCGCCGACGGCACCAGCGCGCTGGTCCGACCGCGCCGTCGTACCACCAGACGATGGACGCCACGACCCAGCCTGCAATGGGCCCTGGACGCGATCACGACCGGACCGGCGATCGTCCGCAACGGCCGGATGGACCTGCTCGCCGTCAACCATCTGGGCCGGGCCATGCACTCATCCATCTACGAGAGCGACTCCACCAGCCCGCCGAACTTCGCCCGCTACGCCTTCCTCGACGACGACGCCCACCGCTTCTACCCCGACTGGGACACCGCCGCGGACACCGCCGTGGCGATCCTGCGCACCGAGGCCGGCCGCGACCCGCACGACAAGGGACTACACGACCTGGTCGGCGAACTGTCCACCCGCAGTGAGGAGTTCCGCCGCCGCTGGAGCGCCCACGACGTGCGGTTGCATGGGGCCGGCACCAAGCATTTCCACCACCGTGTGGTCGGCGACCTCGCCCTCGCCTATGAAAGCCTCGACATGGTCGCCGAGCCCGGCCTCACCCTCACCATCTACGCAGCGGAACCCGGCTCTGACACGGCCCAGGCGCTCGCCCTGCTCGCCTCCTGGGCCGCCACCCAGCGGATGGACTCGGCAGCCACCACCAACTGA
- a CDS encoding GAF and ANTAR domain-containing protein — MDQSLLLGTLSRFAGTLPTAYDVEAVIPDLIDAVVAALEVSGAGVTLATNGRLDFSMAIAAPYDALERIQVQFQSGPCHEAFTVGEAVAINDLRESRERWSEYSRAALGVGVHAVAGIPMGLAGQCIGALNLYRQEPHEWTAEELLAARVFADVATGYVVNASKVHQLEQLTEQLQYALDSRVVIEQAKGIIAQNNNIGVDDAFQLIRGHARRVNATVRAVAEAIVNVGLRL, encoded by the coding sequence ATGGATCAGTCATTGTTGCTGGGTACCCTGTCCCGCTTCGCTGGGACCCTGCCTACCGCCTATGACGTGGAGGCGGTGATTCCTGACCTGATCGATGCCGTGGTCGCAGCGCTCGAGGTGTCGGGAGCTGGCGTCACGCTGGCCACGAACGGCCGGCTGGACTTTTCGATGGCCATCGCCGCTCCCTACGACGCACTGGAGCGAATACAGGTCCAATTCCAGTCCGGACCATGCCACGAAGCTTTCACAGTTGGGGAGGCTGTTGCCATCAATGACCTGCGTGAGAGTAGGGAACGCTGGTCGGAATACTCCCGGGCGGCACTCGGCGTCGGTGTGCATGCGGTGGCTGGCATTCCGATGGGTCTGGCCGGACAATGCATCGGTGCCCTGAATCTCTACCGCCAGGAGCCGCATGAGTGGACTGCAGAGGAGCTGCTCGCGGCGCGGGTCTTCGCCGACGTTGCTACCGGTTACGTGGTCAACGCCTCGAAGGTGCACCAGCTGGAACAGCTGACCGAACAGCTTCAGTACGCCTTGGACTCGCGGGTGGTCATCGAACAGGCCAAGGGCATCATCGCGCAGAACAACAACATCGGCGTGGACGATGCGTTCCAGCTCATCCGTGGGCATGCGCGTAGGGTCAACGCCACCGTGCGCGCGGTCGCCGAAGCGATCGTCAATGTCGGACTACGCCTGTGA
- a CDS encoding VOC family protein codes for MSRVLHFEIQADDVERAKAFYTAVFDWGFEDWGPITGSTYWGIMTGPEDQPGINGGLQQRPAPAPAPGQGTNAFVCTVGVEDYDQTERRILDAGGQVALPKMALTGMAWQGYYLDTEGNTFGIHQPDTNAA; via the coding sequence ATGTCCCGTGTCCTGCATTTCGAGATCCAGGCCGATGACGTGGAACGCGCCAAGGCGTTCTACACCGCGGTTTTCGACTGGGGATTCGAGGACTGGGGACCCATCACCGGGTCGACCTACTGGGGGATCATGACCGGCCCGGAAGATCAGCCCGGCATCAATGGCGGTCTGCAGCAACGGCCGGCCCCGGCGCCCGCTCCGGGCCAGGGAACCAATGCGTTCGTCTGCACGGTGGGTGTCGAGGACTACGACCAGACAGAGCGGCGCATCCTTGACGCCGGGGGACAGGTGGCGCTGCCGAAGATGGCGCTCACCGGGATGGCGTGGCAGGGCTACTACCTCGACACCGAAGGCAACACCTTCGGCATCCATCAGCCCGACACCAACGCCGCCTGA
- a CDS encoding cytochrome b N-terminal domain-containing protein, protein MTTTREPAVAEHADESRPWTARLRRSWMSTLPPDKLLPDRQPAYVASWIYVFGVLTLAAFLVILASGLVLAFAGPAWYHTSALGEFTNSLHFWGVQLFFIFMVVHLWGKFWMAAWRGHRALTWMTGVVAFLASLGTAFTGYLVQTNFDSQWISFEAKDGLNAVGIGAFFNVTNLGQMMLLHACLLPLAVGIIVVWHVLLVRRHGVVPPLDATSPATTSDDQLGTAAGS, encoded by the coding sequence ATGACCACGACTCGTGAACCTGCCGTGGCCGAGCACGCCGACGAGTCACGCCCGTGGACCGCTCGGCTCCGACGCTCCTGGATGTCGACGCTTCCTCCGGACAAGTTGCTGCCGGATCGCCAACCGGCCTACGTGGCTTCGTGGATCTACGTCTTCGGTGTGCTGACCCTGGCTGCGTTTCTGGTCATCCTGGCCTCTGGACTCGTCCTGGCCTTCGCCGGACCGGCCTGGTACCACACGTCAGCACTGGGCGAGTTCACCAACAGTCTGCACTTCTGGGGCGTACAGCTGTTCTTCATCTTCATGGTCGTCCATCTCTGGGGGAAGTTCTGGATGGCCGCCTGGCGTGGGCACCGGGCACTCACCTGGATGACCGGTGTCGTGGCCTTCCTCGCCTCCCTGGGGACCGCCTTCACCGGCTATCTGGTGCAGACGAACTTCGACTCGCAGTGGATCTCGTTCGAGGCCAAGGACGGCCTCAACGCCGTCGGCATCGGAGCCTTCTTCAACGTCACCAATCTCGGGCAGATGATGCTGCTCCATGCCTGCCTGCTGCCGCTGGCTGTCGGCATCATCGTGGTGTGGCATGTGCTGTTGGTACGACGGCACGGCGTCGTACCGCCGTTGGATGCCACCTCCCCCGCAACGACCTCTGACGACCAACTCGGAACTGCGGCCGGATCATGA
- the arfB gene encoding alternative ribosome rescue aminoacyl-tRNA hydrolase ArfB has translation MTQSDHAPAGPGRVDAPLRISDVLSIAPEELHWRFSRSSGPGGQGVNTTDSRVTLSWSPATSASLALLSPTLRDRVVDRLQPHLVGGVLMITASEYRSQLRNREAARRRLAERLRQAIAAPPRRRRATKPTRGSVEQRLRSKKARSQLKASRGRPPVE, from the coding sequence ATGACTCAGTCTGACCACGCGCCGGCCGGCCCTGGCCGGGTCGACGCGCCGCTACGGATCAGTGATGTGCTCAGCATCGCGCCCGAGGAGCTGCATTGGCGGTTCTCCCGCTCCTCGGGCCCCGGTGGTCAGGGGGTGAACACCACAGACAGCAGAGTGACGCTGTCCTGGTCACCGGCGACCTCGGCCAGCCTTGCCCTGCTCTCTCCCACGCTTCGTGACCGAGTGGTCGACCGGCTCCAACCGCACCTCGTCGGTGGGGTGCTGATGATCACCGCATCGGAGTACCGGTCGCAGCTGCGCAACCGTGAGGCGGCCCGGCGGCGGCTGGCGGAGCGACTCCGACAGGCCATCGCAGCTCCACCCCGACGGCGCCGGGCGACGAAACCCACCCGGGGTTCGGTCGAACAACGCCTCCGATCCAAGAAGGCGCGCTCACAGCTCAAGGCGTCCCGGGGCCGCCCGCCGGTGGAGTGA
- a CDS encoding zinc-binding dehydrogenase: MRGVVMHAPGDVRVEDVEEPQILKPTDAIIRLSATCICGSDLWPYRGADHLSGPLHMGHEYAGIVEEIGAGVSLIRPGQFVVGSFFASDNTCEICRAGYHTSCIHREVLGTSGAAQAERMRVPLADGTLVATPDAPSDVLIPSYLAASDVLGTGWFGAVAAEAGPGKTVAVVGDGAVGLLAVLAAKQLGAERIIAMSRHQPRQQLALEFGATDIVAERGDEGVAKIKDLTDGLGAHSVVEAVGTQESMMQAIRSTRPGGHVGFVGVLHGVELRGDDIFMTHVHLHGGPAPVRRFLPQLMDLIRNRTIDPGRVFDLALPLDQAAEGYRAMDERRAIKVLLRP; encoded by the coding sequence GTGCGTGGTGTTGTGATGCATGCCCCGGGTGACGTACGCGTCGAGGACGTCGAGGAACCGCAGATCCTGAAGCCCACCGACGCGATCATCCGGCTGTCGGCCACCTGCATCTGCGGCTCGGACCTGTGGCCGTACCGCGGCGCCGACCACCTCAGCGGGCCGCTTCACATGGGCCATGAATACGCGGGCATCGTGGAGGAGATCGGCGCTGGTGTGAGCCTCATCAGGCCCGGCCAGTTCGTCGTCGGCTCGTTCTTCGCCTCCGACAACACCTGCGAGATCTGTCGTGCCGGCTATCACACCTCCTGCATCCACCGGGAGGTCCTTGGCACCTCCGGCGCCGCGCAGGCGGAGCGGATGCGGGTCCCGCTGGCCGACGGCACCCTGGTGGCCACCCCGGACGCCCCGTCCGACGTCCTGATCCCGAGCTACCTGGCCGCCTCCGACGTGCTGGGGACCGGCTGGTTCGGTGCCGTGGCGGCCGAGGCCGGGCCCGGCAAGACCGTGGCTGTGGTCGGTGACGGAGCCGTCGGGCTGCTCGCGGTGTTGGCCGCCAAGCAGCTGGGCGCGGAGCGGATCATCGCGATGAGCCGGCACCAGCCCCGCCAGCAGCTCGCGCTGGAGTTCGGCGCCACCGACATCGTCGCAGAGCGCGGAGACGAGGGCGTCGCCAAGATCAAGGACCTCACCGACGGGCTGGGCGCGCACTCAGTGGTCGAGGCGGTCGGCACCCAGGAGTCGATGATGCAGGCGATCCGGTCGACCCGCCCCGGCGGTCACGTCGGCTTCGTCGGTGTGCTGCACGGCGTCGAGTTGCGCGGCGACGACATCTTCATGACCCATGTCCACCTGCACGGCGGTCCCGCGCCGGTGCGCCGGTTCCTGCCGCAGTTGATGGACCTGATCCGGAACCGCACGATCGATCCCGGCCGGGTGTTCGACCTGGCCCTCCCCCTCGACCAGGCCGCCGAGGGCTACCGGGCGATGGATGAGCGCCGCGCCATCAAGGTCCTGCTGCGCCCATGA
- a CDS encoding CARDB domain-containing protein: MSTGEPATEPTKKPQHPALPMLLAVIGSVAGTLVSNAFDASQNLTLLGATLGAALPPLVSVAGPHTHLRLWTGALIAVIALAVTYGGFTIRDKAMGVQETTFPVPKSQPTRPPQSTPTPTPQTTAQPTSSGSTPTPGVTCEGELCISWTPQQLHCASDPCAPVVTVRSDGTQVLQVTGLKFTGDAADRLWQEGTCPGKSLHQGETCTITVRVKPGPAGHAQLRIQHNLQGPASLVDIDVDASTTATPVANLDLSLFTLPECSVVPGGALSGADNLTIFVAVRNSGPAQLSRLVPFTITSDTGLTGGGNTAVSTGSGFSAMQVDLRPGDYGHAHHFTVTIDPSNEIAERDEMNNTLKVTVSLPARPSQAQDVPCTSP, encoded by the coding sequence GTGAGCACAGGGGAGCCGGCAACGGAGCCGACCAAGAAACCCCAGCATCCGGCCCTACCGATGCTGCTGGCGGTGATCGGCTCGGTGGCCGGAACCCTCGTCAGCAATGCGTTTGACGCCTCCCAGAACCTGACCCTTCTCGGGGCGACGCTCGGCGCGGCCCTCCCACCGCTGGTCTCCGTCGCCGGACCCCATACCCATCTCAGGCTGTGGACCGGTGCTCTCATCGCGGTCATCGCGCTGGCCGTGACCTATGGCGGCTTCACTATCCGCGACAAGGCCATGGGGGTCCAGGAAACGACCTTCCCTGTCCCGAAATCTCAGCCCACCCGACCACCCCAGTCCACGCCCACGCCCACGCCCCAGACAACGGCGCAACCCACCAGCAGCGGGTCAACGCCCACACCCGGAGTGACGTGTGAAGGGGAGCTGTGCATCAGCTGGACCCCACAGCAGTTGCACTGTGCGAGCGACCCCTGTGCGCCGGTCGTCACGGTCCGAAGCGATGGGACCCAGGTGTTGCAGGTGACCGGGCTTAAGTTCACCGGAGATGCTGCGGACCGGCTTTGGCAGGAGGGGACCTGCCCAGGAAAGTCTCTGCACCAGGGTGAGACGTGCACCATCACCGTACGCGTGAAACCGGGACCAGCGGGTCACGCTCAGCTTCGCATCCAGCACAACCTGCAAGGGCCTGCGTCGTTGGTCGACATCGACGTGGATGCCTCAACCACAGCCACACCAGTGGCGAACCTGGACCTGTCGCTCTTCACGCTGCCCGAGTGCTCGGTTGTTCCTGGCGGGGCCCTCAGCGGCGCCGACAACCTCACGATCTTCGTGGCCGTACGGAACTCAGGTCCCGCCCAGCTGTCCCGGCTGGTGCCGTTCACGATCACGAGCGACACCGGACTCACCGGCGGCGGGAACACGGCGGTCAGCACCGGCTCGGGTTTTTCTGCCATGCAGGTCGACCTGCGGCCGGGCGACTACGGTCACGCGCACCACTTCACCGTGACGATCGACCCGAGCAACGAGATCGCCGAGCGGGACGAGATGAACAACACCCTGAAGGTGACTGTCTCGCTGCCGGCCCGACCCAGCCAGGCACAGGACGTGCCCTGCACGAGCCCGTGA
- a CDS encoding multidrug effflux MFS transporter yields the protein MTDKKGSAAPRLGFVPDCEYLGDWPAVEPGGDRSRAGLTSALVATVVFLTAIAPLATDMYVPAFPRVARDLSATATQVQLTLTTFFVGMALGQLIGGPVSDQRGRRRPLIAAVLVMALASVVCALGGTITIMMAARFVQGFAGGWAMVIGRAVIVDLATGAHLVKVLNVSAGVGGIAPVVGPLLGAVILQLSHWRVSFWVVAALGLAMTLAVLLAVPESLPPERRHSGGLRAFAVAGRQVLGQRRYVGYLLVSGSAMGALFAYVATSAFVLQSMNGLSPIAYSVDFAANAGGMTLAALVAARLAGRVATRKVILVGQVMALAAGVAMLIGAVWFRTPLLLAVVCFFVLMTAQGLVGPNGGALASAEVPDHPGTGSAVLGFVQWVAAGTIAPIAGLGGEHTAVPMALLMIGGAAGSMIGLLVLARPGARGQIGQRRLAP from the coding sequence ATGACGGACAAGAAAGGGTCTGCGGCGCCACGCCTGGGCTTCGTTCCGGACTGTGAGTATCTGGGTGACTGGCCAGCGGTGGAGCCGGGCGGCGACCGGAGTCGGGCTGGGCTCACCTCGGCCCTGGTGGCGACCGTGGTGTTCCTGACCGCCATTGCGCCACTGGCCACCGACATGTACGTGCCCGCGTTCCCGCGGGTCGCCCGCGACCTGTCGGCGACCGCGACGCAGGTCCAGTTGACCTTGACCACGTTCTTCGTCGGCATGGCCCTCGGTCAGCTCATCGGCGGCCCGGTCTCGGACCAACGGGGGCGCCGCCGCCCGCTGATCGCCGCCGTCCTCGTGATGGCGCTCGCATCGGTGGTGTGCGCGTTGGGCGGGACGATCACGATCATGATGGCCGCCCGGTTTGTCCAGGGGTTCGCCGGTGGCTGGGCCATGGTCATCGGCCGGGCGGTGATCGTCGACCTCGCGACGGGCGCCCACCTGGTCAAGGTGTTGAACGTGAGCGCCGGGGTCGGCGGCATCGCGCCGGTCGTCGGGCCGCTGCTCGGTGCGGTCATCCTTCAGCTGTCGCACTGGCGGGTGTCGTTCTGGGTCGTCGCGGCCCTCGGACTCGCGATGACACTGGCGGTGCTGCTCGCCGTACCGGAGTCGTTGCCTCCCGAGCGGCGGCACAGCGGCGGCCTGCGCGCCTTCGCCGTCGCTGGCCGACAGGTCCTCGGCCAGCGCCGTTACGTCGGCTATCTGTTGGTCAGCGGGTCGGCGATGGGTGCCCTGTTCGCCTACGTCGCCACATCAGCGTTTGTCCTGCAGTCGATGAACGGGCTGTCCCCGATCGCCTACTCGGTGGACTTCGCCGCCAACGCCGGCGGGATGACCCTGGCCGCGCTGGTGGCCGCGCGGCTGGCCGGCCGGGTGGCCACCCGCAAGGTCATCCTGGTGGGCCAGGTAATGGCGCTGGCCGCTGGTGTCGCGATGCTGATCGGGGCGGTGTGGTTCCGCACACCGCTGCTGCTGGCTGTCGTGTGTTTCTTCGTACTGATGACGGCACAGGGGCTCGTCGGGCCCAATGGTGGCGCTCTGGCGTCCGCCGAGGTCCCCGACCACCCCGGCACCGGCTCCGCCGTCCTCGGCTTCGTCCAATGGGTGGCCGCCGGCACCATCGCCCCCATCGCCGGTCTGGGCGGTGAGCACACTGCCGTCCCGATGGCCCTGCTGATGATCGGCGGTGCAGCAGGGTCGATGATCGGACTGCTCGTCCTCGCCCGGCCGGGAGCCCGAGGGCAGATAGGACAGCGACGGCTCGCGCCGTAG
- a CDS encoding aminoglycoside adenylyltransferase domain-containing protein gives MQPQPEVLLDRLSASLSSALGDRLLSLAVHGSWVAGDFDPDRSDLDLVAILDRDPGPETLQTLAELHDRLATEFPAWDGRVEVDYVSPQAVRDVLADTGVSHLMARISPGEPIHLVEASRHYLLNWSSALEHDHALVGATPTALLPVINWSTVHQIVLEHLEQWPEWVSEARRPGTQAYAVLAVCRAAATLALGRQVSKRAGADYGVRFLPGHAPLIGWARDWWYGRGSDDDIDRFVEVVSFVRSVTPDIVATAALPR, from the coding sequence GTGCAACCACAACCGGAGGTCCTGCTCGATCGTCTGTCGGCCAGCCTGAGCTCAGCGTTGGGGGACAGGCTGCTGAGCCTTGCCGTGCATGGATCGTGGGTGGCAGGCGACTTCGATCCTGATCGCAGCGATCTCGACCTGGTGGCCATTCTCGACCGGGACCCGGGCCCGGAAACACTGCAGACACTGGCTGAGCTGCACGACCGGCTGGCGACGGAGTTCCCCGCCTGGGACGGCCGCGTGGAGGTGGACTATGTCTCGCCGCAGGCCGTGCGCGACGTCCTTGCCGACACCGGGGTGTCTCACCTGATGGCACGGATCAGCCCGGGCGAGCCGATCCATCTGGTGGAGGCGAGCCGTCACTACCTGCTCAACTGGAGCTCTGCGCTCGAACATGATCATGCGCTGGTGGGTGCGACACCCACTGCGCTACTGCCGGTGATCAACTGGAGCACGGTGCACCAGATCGTGCTGGAGCACCTGGAACAGTGGCCGGAATGGGTGTCGGAGGCGCGGCGGCCCGGTACCCAGGCCTACGCGGTGCTGGCCGTCTGCCGTGCCGCGGCGACGTTGGCTCTGGGCCGGCAGGTGTCCAAGCGGGCCGGCGCGGACTACGGCGTCAGGTTCCTGCCGGGACACGCCCCGCTGATCGGCTGGGCCCGGGACTGGTGGTATGGCCGCGGCTCGGACGATGACATCGACCGGTTCGTCGAGGTGGTCAGTTTCGTGCGCAGTGTGACCCCTGACATTGTGGCGACAGCGGCGCTGCCGCGGTGA
- a CDS encoding MFS transporter: MSAKLRTPLIDVESTPAAAPLAILVICALLVLMQLYLAIPLSPILSEDLAAGDAAVALGTVYSLAYGLGFVIFGPLSDRFGRKAVLVPGMAALAVATAALSLAPSVGVVAGLRAAQGLLASSFAAVALAYVGEALPRRWRSTGVGAVATAFLVAGIVGQVYAQVVAHALGWRWVFGLAAPAFALCAIGLHVVLIQPPLDRPPARLAQRYRELAALARQPRLGLVYAASCTVLLSFVAMYATLGPLLQTRFGLDHGEVLLVRLAGLPGMVLSPLAGWLVGRFGATRVSVMGFVVAAASLFFEAVTAASLWSLVLGSAVFVAGIAAVVPAMITLIASRAGPARGGALGLSGLALFIGASVGPLAPDLPIGFSGLLVCLASLLLLGAALITLSSRGGEGSMPCAP, translated from the coding sequence ATGTCAGCCAAGCTCCGCACGCCGCTGATCGATGTCGAGTCGACGCCGGCGGCGGCGCCGCTGGCGATCCTGGTGATCTGCGCTCTGCTGGTGCTGATGCAGCTCTACCTGGCCATCCCGCTGTCCCCGATCCTGAGCGAGGATCTCGCGGCGGGTGACGCCGCGGTCGCGCTCGGCACCGTGTACAGCCTTGCGTATGGGCTGGGCTTCGTGATCTTCGGCCCGCTGTCGGACCGCTTTGGTCGTAAGGCGGTGCTGGTGCCGGGGATGGCGGCGTTGGCGGTCGCGACTGCGGCTCTGTCACTCGCTCCGTCGGTGGGCGTGGTGGCAGGGCTTCGCGCCGCACAGGGCCTGCTTGCTTCGAGCTTTGCAGCCGTGGCGCTGGCCTACGTCGGCGAGGCACTCCCGCGGCGATGGCGCTCCACCGGCGTCGGAGCTGTGGCGACCGCCTTCCTCGTGGCCGGCATCGTCGGTCAGGTGTACGCCCAGGTGGTCGCCCATGCCCTCGGCTGGCGATGGGTGTTCGGCCTTGCGGCGCCCGCCTTCGCGCTCTGCGCGATCGGCCTACACGTGGTTCTGATCCAGCCGCCCCTCGACCGGCCGCCTGCCCGACTGGCGCAGAGATACCGCGAACTCGCCGCCCTCGCCCGACAACCCAGGCTCGGCCTGGTCTATGCCGCCTCGTGCACCGTCCTGCTCAGCTTCGTCGCCATGTACGCGACGCTCGGTCCGCTGCTGCAGACCCGGTTCGGCCTCGACCATGGCGAGGTCCTCCTGGTGCGCCTTGCTGGCCTCCCGGGCATGGTCCTGTCCCCGTTGGCCGGTTGGCTCGTTGGGCGGTTCGGTGCAACCCGGGTCTCGGTCATGGGATTCGTCGTCGCCGCGGCCAGCCTCTTCTTCGAGGCCGTCACGGCGGCCTCCCTGTGGAGCCTTGTCCTGGGCAGTGCCGTTTTCGTCGCCGGCATCGCGGCCGTCGTCCCGGCGATGATCACCCTGATCGCGAGTCGGGCTGGTCCTGCTCGAGGCGGGGCGCTGGGGCTCTCCGGGCTTGCTCTGTTCATCGGAGCCTCGGTCGGCCCGCTTGCCCCCGACCTGCCGATCGGATTCTCCGGCCTCCTCGTGTGCCTCGCCAGTCTCCTTCTCCTCGGGGCAGCTCTCATCACGCTCAGCAGCCGCGGCGGAGAAGGCTCGATGCCGTGCGCGCCCTGA
- a CDS encoding alpha/beta hydrolase, producing MSLTGWAFLTLVAVAALAAFVLLVAVWPSLSGPKPTKIAARAGLLLMVNVLVLFMVTTQVNAQFLFVADWKDLQGVLGGRVTATALHRGTSASRAAGTRVRGKAASAGQQLPTLPKSATGELSFTVKGPLSGVTGTVVVKLPPGYTDPASASVRYPVLETFHGYPGQPRQWLRSMSLADVMAQQVIMRRMRPALIVSPQVEVPPGVDTECVNGQQGLPQLETWLAEDVPNWVTHTFRVETDRRSWATIGLSAGGWCAAMVAMLHPAQYSAAIVMGGYFRPEFGAAYEPYPPGSPLASRYNLVSLTRRSPPPVALWLETSHTDSVSYGSSAALLRAAKPPLAVNATVLRHAGHRISLWQNLLPGSLTWLGANISGFRSLK from the coding sequence TTGTCCCTGACTGGTTGGGCCTTCCTGACCCTCGTTGCGGTGGCCGCCCTAGCTGCCTTCGTCCTGCTGGTGGCCGTGTGGCCGTCCCTGTCCGGGCCCAAGCCGACCAAGATCGCCGCGCGCGCCGGACTGCTGCTCATGGTGAATGTCCTGGTGTTGTTCATGGTCACCACACAGGTCAACGCCCAGTTCCTGTTCGTCGCCGACTGGAAGGATCTTCAAGGGGTTCTCGGGGGGCGGGTCACCGCCACGGCCTTGCATCGGGGAACCAGCGCGTCCCGAGCGGCCGGCACCAGAGTCCGCGGCAAGGCGGCCTCGGCGGGCCAGCAGTTGCCCACGCTGCCCAAGAGCGCCACCGGGGAGCTTTCGTTCACGGTCAAAGGTCCGTTGAGCGGCGTCACTGGGACGGTCGTGGTGAAGCTCCCTCCCGGCTACACCGATCCGGCTTCAGCGTCGGTCCGTTATCCCGTGCTGGAGACCTTCCACGGCTATCCCGGGCAGCCACGTCAGTGGCTCCGCTCCATGAGCCTGGCGGACGTCATGGCTCAACAGGTGATCATGAGAAGAATGCGTCCGGCGCTGATCGTCTCCCCGCAGGTCGAGGTCCCCCCAGGAGTGGACACCGAGTGCGTGAACGGACAGCAGGGGCTACCGCAGCTGGAGACCTGGTTGGCCGAGGACGTCCCCAACTGGGTCACGCACACCTTCCGGGTTGAGACGGATCGTCGGTCGTGGGCCACGATCGGCCTGTCGGCCGGTGGGTGGTGTGCCGCGATGGTGGCGATGCTGCACCCCGCCCAGTACTCGGCCGCGATCGTGATGGGCGGCTATTTCCGGCCCGAGTTCGGCGCGGCCTACGAGCCCTACCCGCCGGGCAGCCCCTTGGCGTCGCGCTACAACCTGGTGAGCCTCACCCGCCGCTCGCCGCCTCCGGTCGCGCTCTGGCTGGAGACCTCGCATACGGACTCCGTCTCCTACGGATCCAGCGCCGCCCTGCTCCGGGCGGCGAAACCGCCGCTGGCCGTCAACGCCACGGTCCTTCGGCACGCCGGACATCGGATCAGCCTCTGGCAGAACCTGCTGCCCGGGAGCCTGACCTGGTTGGGCGCCAACATCTCTGGTTTCCGATCGCTCAAGTGA
- a CDS encoding NADPH-dependent FMN reductase encodes MTTYKVGYFVGSLSSTSINRVLAKALIRLAPEDLEFTEIAIGNLPLYSPDYDQDFPPEATALKDAIRAVDAVLFVTPEYNRSIPGALKNAIDWASRPWGQNSFDHIPAGVIGASIGPIGTAVGQQSLRAVLSFCNARQMTAPEAYIHYTPEVFRADGDVTKDSTREFLRQFMSEYRDHVVRVLTVLPR; translated from the coding sequence ATGACCACCTACAAGGTCGGCTACTTCGTCGGCAGCCTCTCCTCAACCTCCATCAACCGCGTGCTTGCCAAGGCGCTGATCCGGCTGGCGCCGGAGGACCTCGAGTTCACCGAGATCGCGATCGGCAACCTCCCGCTGTACAGCCCCGACTACGATCAGGACTTCCCCCCGGAGGCCACTGCGCTGAAGGACGCGATCAGGGCCGTGGACGCCGTCCTGTTCGTCACTCCGGAGTACAACCGGTCGATCCCAGGTGCCCTCAAGAACGCGATCGACTGGGCATCGCGGCCCTGGGGGCAGAACTCGTTCGACCACATCCCCGCTGGCGTGATCGGCGCCTCCATCGGCCCGATCGGCACCGCCGTCGGCCAGCAGAGCCTGCGCGCCGTGCTGAGCTTCTGCAACGCGCGACAGATGACGGCACCGGAGGCCTACATCCACTACACCCCGGAGGTGTTCCGTGCCGACGGCGACGTCACCAAAGATTCCACCCGCGAGTTCCTGCGGCAGTTCATGAGCGAGTACCGCGACCATGTCGTCCGGGTCCTGACCGTTCTGCCTCGCTAG